In a genomic window of Oreochromis aureus strain Israel breed Guangdong linkage group 13, ZZ_aureus, whole genome shotgun sequence:
- the LOC116334686 gene encoding uncharacterized protein LOC116334686, producing the protein MGPIHVMMWINIGVCLPLTILVICCLCCVVRRDQVPVIYYTNLLISNLIQMCTIIIIVAKPDDHETYMMSFVIYYFGVQASLYFKLCIALERCFFITRPLTDFMRQTRSSVLVCILVWALCVASVPVAIVLRYFLRVLILILVPAFLFIICFAATLKGLRAASTVSTEEKRRIVGSLVLLQLNYFLMILPAITELTFEFHPHDTLRYVVFILFLFSPFMDLILFFLMQKMPTDKRLAGLCCCSRCSSSSSV; encoded by the exons ATGGGGCCCATCCATGTGATGATGTGGATCAATATTGGTGTCTGCCTTCCTTTGACCATACTGGTCatctgttgtttgtgttgtgtg GTGCGACGGGATCAGGTCCCTGTCATCTATTACACAAACCTCCTGATCTCCAATCTAATCCAGATGTGCACTATCATCATTATCGTGGCAAAACCAGATGATCATGAAACCTACATGATGTCTTTTGTTATTTACTATTTTGGTGTCCAGGCCAGTCTTTACTTCAAGTTGTGCATTGCTCTGGAAAG GTGTTTTTTCATCACTCGCCCACTGACGGACTTTATGAGGCAAACCCGGAGTTCTGTGCTGGTCTGCATTCTGGTCTGGGCCCTTTGTGTTGCCAGTGTACCTGTTGCCATAGTCTTGCGTTATTTTCTACGAGTCCTAATTTTGATCCTAGTCCCTGCCTTTCTGTTCATCATCTGTTTTGCTGCGACCCTCAAAGGCCTGCGTGCTGCCTCCACAGTGAGCACCGAGGAAAAGCGAAGAATTGTAGGAAGTTTGGTTCTGTTGCAGCTTAATTACTTTCTGATGATCCTACCTGCAATCACTGAGTTAACTTTCGAATTTCACCCACATGACACTCTCAGATATGTTGTTTTTATCTTGTTTCTATTCAGTCCCTTTATGgacctgattttgttttttctcatgcAGAAAATGCCCACTGACAAGCGGCtggctggtttgtgctgctgcaGTAGGTGTAGCAGCAGCTCATCAGTGTGA